ATCGTCTTGTAACAGAAACAGGGACGAACAGGTTGCGTGACCAAACATCAAAAGATCAACTTGAAAGTGGGATGGACCAAGCAGATACCTTGAGTTTGACTGTTGAAGATGGCGATAATATAGTTGAGTAAAAGATCAAAGAAAGGATGATAGTTATGGCAAGAAAAACGAACAAACAGTTGACTAAATCAAAAGATAAAGTTGTTTCGGGTGTTTTTGGTGGGGTAGCTGAGTACTTTGGTTGGGATAAAGCTATCACGCGGATCATTGGTGCGATCTTGATCATTTTCCCGGGAAATGTGATCTTAGGACTTTTGATCTACTTTATTGCAGCTCTTGTGATGCCAGATGCACCTAACAATGAACAAAAAAGTTACCGACAAGACGATGATGATGTGATCGAAGGTGAATTTAAAGAGCGCTAATATGACTGCTAAGAAGCTTGGAGCTAGGCCAAGCTTCTTTTTTTAGCTAAAAATATTGTATAATATATAAAAAATAAAGGGGCTAGTATATGACTTTTTACACATTAGACTATTTAAAAGCACAACATCAAGTCGATCAAGCTGTTCTATACGGGGTGGGAGTAGTCGTTTTATTGATCTTGACTTTGACTTTGTTGGCCTACGCTAAAAATCGTTTAAAAACAAAGTATCGCGATCTAAGTATCATCATGGTCTTGATCATGCTATATCTTTTTGGACTAAATTATAATAGCTTTGAACAGCATAAGAGCCAAACGCTCTCGTCTTCTCAGATCCAACCATTTTTACGGTCAGTGGCAAAAGAGACCCGAGTACCACAAGC
This window of the Ligilactobacillus faecis genome carries:
- a CDS encoding DUF3290 domain-containing protein, whose product is MTFYTLDYLKAQHQVDQAVLYGVGVVVLLILTLTLLAYAKNRLKTKYRDLSIIMVLIMLYLFGLNYNSFEQHKSQTLSSSQIQPFLRSVAKETRVPQAKVSVNSRTLADGIIVKVADKYYRVSLSPDRSSYNLERTHMIDQNIKVQ
- a CDS encoding PspC domain-containing protein → MARKTNKQLTKSKDKVVSGVFGGVAEYFGWDKAITRIIGAILIIFPGNVILGLLIYFIAALVMPDAPNNEQKSYRQDDDDVIEGEFKER